In bacterium BMS3Abin08, the following are encoded in one genomic region:
- the tsf gene encoding elongation factor Ts codes for MSVTAETVKKLRDQTGAGMMDCKKALSETEGDIDKAVDFLRKKGLAAVEKRAGRQASEGVIGSYIHMEKIGVLVEVNCETDFVARTDEFRQFAKDVAMHIAASNPRYLSRDSVPPEVMEREKEIYREQIKDKPEHVIDRIVEGKLKKFYSESCLLEQVFVKDPDQKTTIKDLLTAMVGKIGENIVIRRFVRFQLGETTEA; via the coding sequence ATGAGCGTCACAGCAGAAACGGTAAAAAAACTCCGGGATCAGACAGGTGCCGGTATGATGGACTGCAAGAAGGCCCTTTCAGAGACGGAGGGGGATATTGACAAGGCCGTTGACTTCCTCAGAAAGAAGGGGCTTGCTGCCGTAGAAAAGAGGGCAGGCAGGCAGGCATCTGAAGGAGTTATAGGTTCATACATCCATATGGAAAAGATCGGTGTCCTTGTTGAGGTGAATTGTGAGACCGATTTTGTGGCCCGGACCGATGAGTTCAGACAGTTTGCAAAGGACGTGGCCATGCATATTGCAGCTTCAAACCCACGCTATCTCTCAAGGGATAGCGTTCCCCCGGAGGTCATGGAAAGAGAAAAAGAGATCTACCGTGAACAGATCAAGGACAAGCCTGAACATGTGATAGACAGGATCGTTGAAGGTAAGCTCAAAAAATTCTATTCGGAATCCTGCCTTCTTGAGCAGGTCTTCGTTAAAGACCCGGATCAGAAGACAACAATAAAAGACCTCCTTACCGCGATGGTTGGTAAGATAGGTGAAAACATCGTTATCAGACGGTTTGTGAGGTTCCAGCTTGGTGAAACAACAGAAGCCTAA
- a CDS encoding DsrE/DsrF-like family protein encodes MGKLTLGCFSSLVGSMTLDFAVKLSEAAVRKGHEVDLWLSGNGIMLGKTKQSKFRDYSYLAGPVEELLKTGKFKVTNCEACAKARGINKEDTMEGFGIHSMDWYLASAFDADRVLHIGGE; translated from the coding sequence ATGGGTAAACTGACTTTAGGTTGTTTTTCATCTCTTGTAGGGTCCATGACGCTTGATTTCGCCGTAAAGCTCTCTGAGGCGGCAGTCAGGAAGGGACATGAGGTTGACCTCTGGCTTTCAGGTAACGGCATTATGCTCGGAAAGACCAAGCAGAGCAAATTCAGGGATTACTCATACCTGGCCGGACCGGTTGAGGAATTGCTGAAGACAGGGAAATTCAAGGTAACCAACTGTGAAGCCTGCGCAAAGGCACGTGGCATTAACAAGGAGGACACCATGGAAGGGTTCGGAATCCATAGCATGGACTGGTACCTTGCAAGTGCCTTTGATGCAGACAGAGTCTTGCATATAGGAGGTGAATAA
- the recR gene encoding recombination protein RecR, which yields MKGLIETLIEALTRLPGIGRKTAQRLAYFILAMPYEEARAIADAIINVKEKAGFCKRCFNITEEDYCNICLDGSRDQQRICVVEEPSNIMVFERIRSFRGTYHVLLGALSPIDGITPERLKIKELEARVKNSDIKEVIIATNPNTRGEMTAQYIKEILSPYNLNITRIAYGLPMGGDIEFADEVTLSKALEGRREL from the coding sequence GTGAAAGGCTTAATTGAGACACTGATCGAGGCCCTTACCCGACTTCCCGGTATTGGCAGAAAGACTGCACAGAGACTTGCGTATTTCATCCTTGCCATGCCCTATGAGGAGGCCAGGGCGATTGCCGATGCAATAATCAATGTAAAGGAGAAGGCCGGTTTCTGCAAGAGGTGTTTCAATATCACGGAGGAAGACTATTGCAACATCTGCCTTGACGGATCAAGAGACCAACAGAGGATATGTGTGGTTGAGGAGCCAAGCAACATAATGGTGTTTGAGCGGATCCGCTCCTTCAGAGGTACCTATCATGTCCTTCTTGGCGCCCTTTCGCCCATCGACGGGATTACTCCTGAGAGGCTGAAAATAAAGGAACTTGAAGCCCGGGTGAAGAACTCCGACATCAAGGAGGTGATCATTGCTACAAATCCCAACACCAGGGGGGAGATGACCGCCCAGTACATAAAGGAGATACTATCGCCCTATAACCTCAACATAACACGGATTGCTTACGGTCTTCCAATGGGCGGGGATATTGAGTTTGCCGACGAGGTGACCCTGAGCAAGGCCCTTGAGGGTAGGAGGGAGTTATAA
- a CDS encoding thiS family protein, whose protein sequence is MKITVKLFATLKQFGPESQELTVDDNATVLDVIENLKIPEKIPYLRIVNGVHVDLKYRLKEGDVVALFPPIAGGGIKGLSNSSPSISSVSPLYEGNRTRIRKVFLVFLRLCSNDGRRCLMKPSHPYSSRIVLQ, encoded by the coding sequence ATGAAAATAACTGTAAAACTCTTTGCAACACTGAAGCAGTTTGGTCCTGAATCTCAGGAGCTTACCGTTGATGACAATGCAACTGTTTTGGATGTAATAGAGAATTTAAAGATCCCTGAAAAAATACCCTACCTCAGGATTGTCAACGGAGTGCACGTTGATCTAAAATACAGGCTCAAAGAGGGTGACGTTGTCGCCCTTTTCCCGCCTATTGCAGGTGGGGGTATAAAAGGGTTAAGTAATTCCTCTCCCAGCATCTCATCTGTTAGTCCTCTATATGAGGGCAATCGCACCCGGATACGAAAAGTCTTTCTCGTTTTTCTCCGCCTCTGCTCGAATGACGGCAGGCGGTGTTTGATGAAGCCCTCTCATCCGTACAGTAGCCGTATAGTGCTTCAGTAA
- the pyrH gene encoding uridylate kinase — MKQQKPKGGKPKYKRILLKLSGESLMGKLSYGIESSTVDYMAQEVRSIYDLGTEIAIVIGGGNIFRGVEGSVKGMERATADYMGMLATVINALALQNALEKVDIPTRVQSAIELRELAEPYIRRRAVRHLEKGRVVIFAAGTGNPYFTTDTAASLRAMEIGAEIIMKATRVDGIYSADPLTHPDAKKFRRISYIDVLKKGLHVMDSTAISLCMDNSLPIMVFNVKNKGNIRKAVEGKNIGTFVGTK, encoded by the coding sequence GTGAAACAACAGAAGCCTAAGGGGGGAAAACCAAAGTACAAAAGGATTCTCCTGAAGTTAAGCGGCGAGTCCCTTATGGGTAAACTGTCCTACGGGATAGAGTCATCCACTGTTGATTATATGGCGCAGGAGGTCAGATCGATTTATGACCTCGGCACCGAGATAGCGATAGTCATCGGGGGTGGGAACATATTCCGTGGCGTCGAAGGCTCTGTTAAGGGCATGGAGCGGGCAACTGCGGATTATATGGGAATGCTGGCCACTGTAATAAATGCCCTTGCCCTCCAGAACGCCCTTGAAAAGGTAGACATACCCACGAGGGTCCAGTCTGCTATTGAGTTGAGGGAACTGGCTGAACCCTATATCCGCCGCCGGGCGGTTCGTCATTTAGAGAAGGGCAGGGTTGTGATATTTGCAGCCGGAACCGGAAATCCTTACTTTACAACCGATACAGCGGCCTCACTGAGGGCCATGGAGATCGGGGCCGAAATAATTATGAAGGCAACAAGGGTTGACGGGATATATTCGGCCGACCCTCTAACACATCCCGACGCAAAGAAGTTCAGAAGGATCAGCTATATAGATGTTCTGAAAAAAGGGCTTCATGTAATGGACTCGACAGCTATCTCCCTCTGTATGGACAATTCCCTCCCCATTATGGTATTTAATGTAAAGAATAAGGGAAACATAAGAAAGGCTGTGGAGGGAAAGAACATCGGTACCTTTGTGGGAACCAAGTAG
- a CDS encoding DsrE/DsrF-like family protein produces MPIKKVAFIVDKLPYKAETSRLALTHAISSQTVEIYLEDGDNVEPVLAFVGDGVLNCLKDQKALDHYSVSSMEMHLKNALLLDLKVLVCKEDLEGFGLTEDSIVMDAEEIGGEETTKVVPYDTILQEMDSSDHILYF; encoded by the coding sequence ATGCCGATCAAGAAAGTTGCATTCATCGTGGATAAATTACCATATAAAGCAGAGACTTCGAGGCTGGCACTCACCCATGCAATCTCGAGCCAGACCGTGGAGATCTATCTGGAGGATGGTGACAATGTCGAGCCTGTGCTCGCATTTGTCGGTGATGGCGTGCTCAACTGCCTGAAGGATCAGAAGGCCCTCGATCACTACAGCGTATCAAGCATGGAGATGCATTTAAAGAACGCCCTCCTCCTTGACCTAAAGGTACTCGTATGCAAGGAAGACCTTGAGGGGTTCGGGCTTACTGAGGACTCGATTGTCATGGACGCTGAAGAGATCGGCGGTGAAGAGACCACAAAGGTGGTACCCTATGATACAATTCTTCAGGAGATGGACTCTTCAGACCATATACTCTATTTCTAA
- the dnaX_2 gene encoding DNA polymerase III subunit tau → MSYIVLARKWRPKGFDELVGQNTVSTILKNAISQDRIAHAYLFSGPRGVGKTSTARILSKALNCESGPTTDPCGECNACRAISEGYSVDVMEIDGASNNSVDDIRDLRERVKYAPSSGRYKVYIIDEAHMLSQSAFNALLKTLEEPPPHVIFVLATTAPHKIPITVMSRCQHLTFSRVRSGVMKAHIKRITDEEGIAITGQAIELILRAADGSMRDALTLLDQLSAFSSDITDSAVRDLLGLSDVEIIISLADSILGGNGKEIFAQIDNAYERGIDLKNLVRDLIRFIRDFLAAQVSGGENLQELSEGERNYIKSKIPATTVEELAVLLSEMIKAEADVRNAYSPRVALEMALLRASMLGSLRPVGEIIERLEKFGSALADPVPEVPHPQERKAPEEVSGNRKTDSGRESLDADTLQTAWEGVISRIDEEDAILASKLRNAEPRIDKDRLSLVFNGGHAIHAESVQKHFDSLLGWLREKGGSGFENISRIEIVKKKANKRKERSKITPAERKVLEGLGGRIIERRKTNV, encoded by the coding sequence ATGAGCTATATTGTTCTTGCAAGGAAATGGAGACCCAAGGGGTTTGACGAGCTTGTTGGACAGAACACTGTAAGTACGATCCTGAAAAACGCAATCTCGCAGGACAGGATTGCCCATGCCTATCTTTTTTCAGGTCCCAGGGGAGTTGGCAAGACCTCGACAGCCAGGATTCTTTCCAAGGCGCTCAACTGTGAATCCGGTCCCACGACAGATCCTTGCGGGGAGTGCAATGCCTGCAGGGCAATCTCCGAGGGGTACTCCGTGGATGTCATGGAGATCGACGGGGCGTCAAACAACAGTGTCGATGATATCCGCGATCTCAGAGAGCGGGTAAAATACGCCCCATCCTCGGGAAGGTACAAGGTCTATATAATTGATGAGGCGCATATGCTGAGCCAGTCAGCCTTCAATGCCCTCCTCAAGACGCTTGAGGAACCACCACCCCATGTGATATTTGTCCTTGCAACAACCGCTCCTCATAAGATACCGATTACGGTGATGTCCCGCTGTCAACACCTTACTTTCAGCAGGGTGAGGTCCGGTGTCATGAAGGCGCATATAAAGAGGATAACCGATGAAGAGGGGATAGCAATAACAGGACAGGCGATAGAACTGATTCTTCGTGCAGCCGATGGCAGCATGAGGGATGCTCTGACCCTCCTCGACCAGCTCTCGGCCTTTTCTTCAGACATAACGGATTCCGCGGTGAGAGACCTCCTCGGGCTGTCGGATGTGGAAATAATCATAAGCCTGGCGGACTCTATATTGGGGGGTAACGGAAAGGAGATCTTTGCACAGATCGACAATGCCTACGAAAGGGGAATAGACCTGAAGAACCTCGTGAGGGACCTCATCCGCTTCATAAGGGACTTTTTGGCTGCCCAGGTTTCAGGAGGTGAAAACCTTCAGGAGCTTTCGGAAGGTGAACGCAATTACATAAAGAGCAAAATCCCGGCGACCACGGTAGAGGAACTTGCAGTGTTGCTTTCAGAGATGATAAAGGCAGAGGCCGATGTCAGGAATGCCTACTCCCCGAGAGTGGCTTTGGAGATGGCGCTCTTAAGGGCTTCAATGCTCGGGAGTTTAAGGCCCGTGGGCGAGATAATCGAGAGGCTTGAGAAATTCGGGTCGGCCTTAGCGGATCCTGTGCCCGAGGTACCACACCCTCAGGAAAGGAAGGCCCCCGAGGAGGTATCCGGTAACAGGAAGACGGATTCCGGGCGGGAATCATTGGATGCGGATACCCTTCAAACTGCGTGGGAGGGGGTGATTTCAAGGATTGATGAGGAGGATGCAATCCTTGCATCCAAGCTCCGTAATGCTGAGCCGAGGATTGACAAGGACCGGCTTTCCCTGGTCTTCAACGGCGGACATGCCATTCATGCCGAGTCGGTGCAGAAGCACTTTGATTCGCTTCTCGGCTGGTTACGGGAAAAGGGGGGGAGCGGATTTGAGAACATCAGCAGGATTGAGATAGTTAAAAAAAAAGCAAATAAAAGGAAGGAAAGATCAAAGATAACCCCTGCGGAGAGAAAGGTTTTGGAAGGCCTTGGGGGAAGAATCATCGAGAGGAGGAAGACAAATGTCTAA
- the yocK gene encoding general stress protein 16O: MTKKKSKKKETQKESPEERKAQLRKLLITKREELLKEAKEEIGRLVRGENKELVETALDDGDWSVIDLAEDLNLRKLTIHKENLNKIDEALRKIDEGTYGICEDCGTEIDEERLKVIPFAIYCVDCMEQREKLEEMER; this comes from the coding sequence ATGACAAAAAAGAAGAGTAAGAAAAAAGAGACACAAAAGGAATCCCCGGAGGAACGGAAGGCACAGCTCCGGAAACTCCTCATCACGAAGAGAGAAGAACTCCTTAAAGAGGCAAAGGAAGAGATCGGAAGGCTCGTAAGGGGCGAGAACAAGGAACTGGTGGAGACTGCCCTTGATGATGGTGACTGGTCGGTAATTGACCTTGCAGAAGACCTCAACCTACGGAAGCTCACCATACACAAAGAAAACCTCAACAAGATCGACGAGGCCCTCAGAAAGATCGATGAGGGGACCTACGGGATCTGCGAAGACTGCGGGACAGAGATAGATGAAGAGAGGCTCAAGGTTATCCCCTTTGCCATCTATTGTGTGGACTGCATGGAGCAAAGGGAGAAGCTGGAAGAGATGGAGCGGTAG
- the truA gene encoding tRNA pseudouridine synthase A, whose protein sequence is MKHIRLTIQYDGTGYAGWQVQPDMPTIQGLLEGALEQVTGENTQVISAGRTDAGVHAIEQVASFRSSSRLTPEVFQRALNSLLPPDIRIMDAGYCSDGFNPRYSARSKRYFYLIDNSAVQSPFLSRYSYHFHGALDLGAMRVASGPLIGRYDFRSFQGSGCGARTTTREIYRIEITRLNEFEVFTVRFHGRLVRIAIEANAFLRHMVRNIAGTLLEVGRGVIDAQAMERIVLGRDRRLAGPTAPACGLFLEWVAYPQGDMIDD, encoded by the coding sequence TTGAAGCATATAAGGCTAACGATACAGTATGACGGAACGGGTTATGCCGGCTGGCAGGTTCAGCCCGACATGCCGACCATACAGGGACTCCTTGAGGGGGCACTGGAGCAGGTCACGGGAGAGAACACGCAGGTTATCTCCGCCGGCAGAACGGATGCCGGGGTGCATGCCATTGAACAGGTTGCTTCCTTCAGGTCTTCATCCCGGCTGACACCCGAGGTCTTCCAGCGGGCCTTAAACAGCCTCCTTCCTCCCGATATCAGGATCATGGACGCCGGGTACTGTAGTGATGGTTTTAATCCCAGGTACAGTGCCCGTTCAAAGAGGTATTTTTATCTGATAGATAACTCTGCTGTCCAGAGCCCCTTCCTTTCGAGATATTCATACCACTTTCACGGGGCACTTGACCTTGGAGCCATGAGGGTGGCCTCCGGGCCTCTCATTGGAAGATATGATTTCAGGTCCTTCCAGGGAAGCGGGTGCGGGGCCAGGACTACGACACGGGAGATTTACCGTATTGAAATAACTCGACTGAACGAATTTGAGGTCTTTACAGTGAGGTTCCATGGGAGACTTGTAAGAATTGCTATTGAGGCAAATGCCTTCCTCAGGCATATGGTAAGGAATATCGCCGGTACCCTGCTTGAGGTGGGCAGGGGTGTGATTGATGCGCAGGCTATGGAGCGGATTGTTCTTGGGAGGGACCGGAGACTTGCAGGGCCGACCGCCCCGGCATGTGGCCTTTTTCTGGAATGGGTGGCATATCCACAAGGGGATATGATCGATGATTAG
- the tusA_5 gene encoding sulfurtransferase TusA — translation MPELKTMEPSDTLDVLGRVCPYPLVLTKKKLEKMNSGDILKILSDAPASAEDSIPRFCEKKGFALEVVKLEDKGYWEIYIQKK, via the coding sequence ATGCCAGAGTTAAAAACCATGGAACCCTCAGATACACTGGATGTCCTCGGGAGGGTCTGCCCATATCCCCTCGTGCTCACAAAGAAGAAGCTTGAGAAGATGAACAGCGGAGACATTCTGAAGATCCTAAGCGATGCCCCGGCCTCTGCTGAGGATTCCATACCGAGGTTCTGTGAAAAAAAGGGATTCGCTTTGGAGGTGGTAAAGCTTGAGGATAAGGGATACTGGGAGATCTACATCCAGAAGAAATAA
- a CDS encoding nucleoid-associated protein: MSKKMLGDLMRQAQKIQAEMAKVQDEAKSKTVEATAGGGMVTAVANGAGELLSVRIEKEVVNPEDLDMLQDLVVAACNEALRRAQEMVQAEMSKLTGGLQLPGMGNLGDMFGK; the protein is encoded by the coding sequence ATGTCTAAGAAGATGCTTGGAGATTTAATGCGTCAGGCCCAGAAGATTCAGGCAGAAATGGCCAAGGTTCAGGACGAGGCAAAATCAAAGACCGTGGAAGCCACGGCCGGGGGCGGCATGGTCACCGCAGTTGCAAATGGCGCCGGAGAACTCTTGTCGGTCAGGATTGAGAAAGAGGTGGTGAATCCCGAGGATCTGGATATGCTTCAGGACCTTGTGGTGGCTGCCTGTAATGAGGCACTCAGAAGGGCACAGGAGATGGTACAGGCGGAGATGTCCAAGTTGACCGGAGGTCTTCAACTCCCGGGTATGGGTAATCTCGGGGACATGTTCGGTAAGTGA
- the moaA_3 gene encoding cyclic pyranopterin monophosphate synthase, protein MRSRIEEKDKSRRPLSPDTPYPSKLFVEVTTKCNLKCGMCVKSKPTGDIREGNLPSELFRNLEPAFPHLDVLILNGIGEPLLHPDLEEFIKRAKDLLSEGAWVGFQSNGMLLNEERAFSLIDAGLDRICLSIDSITHDNFRRIREGGDVGDIERAFTSLSVAKASRGTHRPEVGIEFVLMKDNLFELPETIRWASRHGATFAIVTQLLPYDKSTSQQAVYDTNTFGAISVFNQWKEKAGSEGVDILRYFDTFMKFFKNSYEVRLCNFVERMKSDAHYQNIALHLERLYDRDEEWFRKVGEVFEETRRIADHEGIEIILPEMAPKNNRRCEFVESMSAFVSWDGNVHPCYFLWHRYACYIGGLEKLVKPWVFGNLAEKDILDIWRSDEFRSFRRNVLLYEFPFCFDCGFALCDYAQGEDFIQDCYTIKVPCGACLWCTGLFHCLQ, encoded by the coding sequence ATGAGATCCCGGATTGAAGAAAAAGACAAAAGTAGACGGCCTCTAAGCCCTGACACTCCTTATCCTTCCAAACTCTTTGTTGAGGTTACCACTAAGTGCAACCTCAAATGCGGCATGTGCGTAAAAAGTAAGCCCACGGGTGATATACGTGAAGGCAATCTTCCTTCTGAACTCTTCAGGAATCTCGAACCGGCCTTCCCCCATCTTGACGTACTTATCCTTAACGGTATCGGGGAACCCCTACTTCATCCTGACCTTGAGGAGTTTATAAAGAGGGCTAAGGACTTATTGTCTGAAGGTGCCTGGGTTGGTTTTCAGTCAAACGGAATGTTATTAAACGAAGAGCGGGCCTTTTCGCTGATTGACGCAGGTCTGGACAGAATTTGCCTCTCTATAGATTCCATCACCCATGATAACTTCCGCAGAATACGTGAGGGAGGGGATGTGGGTGACATTGAAAGGGCGTTCACTTCCCTGTCCGTCGCAAAGGCAAGCAGGGGCACTCACCGTCCGGAAGTGGGCATCGAGTTTGTTCTGATGAAGGACAACCTCTTTGAACTCCCCGAGACAATCCGTTGGGCCTCCAGGCATGGTGCAACCTTTGCCATTGTAACGCAACTGCTCCCCTATGACAAATCCACCTCCCAACAGGCTGTCTATGATACAAACACATTTGGAGCAATTTCCGTATTCAATCAATGGAAGGAAAAGGCGGGGAGTGAGGGGGTGGATATTCTTCGGTACTTTGACACCTTTATGAAGTTCTTTAAAAACAGTTACGAAGTGAGGCTTTGTAATTTTGTTGAACGGATGAAGAGCGATGCCCATTATCAGAACATAGCCCTCCACTTAGAGAGACTCTATGACAGGGATGAAGAGTGGTTCAGGAAGGTTGGGGAGGTCTTTGAAGAGACAAGACGGATAGCAGACCATGAGGGTATCGAGATCATCCTTCCGGAGATGGCACCAAAGAACAACAGGAGATGCGAATTTGTTGAGTCAATGAGTGCCTTTGTCTCCTGGGATGGCAATGTGCATCCCTGTTATTTCCTCTGGCATCGTTATGCCTGTTATATCGGAGGACTTGAAAAGCTCGTCAAGCCCTGGGTTTTTGGAAACCTTGCAGAGAAGGATATCCTGGATATATGGAGGTCTGATGAATTCAGGTCTTTCAGAAGAAATGTCCTGCTTTATGAGTTCCCCTTCTGCTTTGATTGTGGTTTTGCCCTTTGTGATTATGCACAGGGAGAAGACTTTATTCAGGACTGTTATACTATTAAAGTACCCTGTGGTGCCTGTCTATGGTGCACGGGACTTTTTCATTGCCTTCAATAA
- the rpsB gene encoding 30S ribosomal protein S2, whose translation MPVVTMKELLEAGVHFGHQVKRWNPKMKRYIFGERNGIYIIDLQKTMKGVEAAYNYIRDMAAAGQDILFVGTKKQAQDSIREEAERSGAYYINQRWLGGMLTNFLTIKKSIEKLKKIEKLKSDGTYDALTKKEVAKLEKTRIKLEKNLGGIKEMKGLPGALFIVDPKRERIAVLEAMKLLIPIVAIVDTNCDPDEIDYVIPGNDDAIRAIKLLTSRMANAIVEGRDMLKKKLEEEAEAARIDEKIEMDESPEVPESKGGEGPGNQAKEEVAE comes from the coding sequence ATGCCGGTAGTAACAATGAAAGAGCTGCTTGAAGCCGGTGTCCACTTCGGGCACCAGGTAAAACGATGGAATCCGAAGATGAAGAGGTATATCTTCGGGGAACGTAATGGTATCTACATAATCGATCTCCAGAAAACAATGAAGGGGGTGGAGGCCGCTTATAACTATATACGGGACATGGCCGCTGCCGGGCAGGACATCCTCTTTGTGGGCACGAAGAAACAGGCCCAGGACTCCATACGGGAAGAGGCGGAACGGTCAGGCGCATACTATATAAACCAGAGATGGCTCGGTGGTATGCTTACAAATTTTTTAACCATTAAAAAGAGCATCGAAAAACTGAAAAAGATCGAAAAACTGAAGAGTGACGGAACATATGACGCCCTCACAAAAAAAGAGGTTGCAAAACTGGAAAAAACAAGGATAAAGCTGGAAAAAAACCTTGGCGGCATCAAGGAGATGAAGGGTCTCCCGGGAGCGCTCTTCATAGTGGACCCAAAAAGGGAGAGGATCGCCGTGCTTGAGGCAATGAAGCTCTTAATACCCATAGTTGCCATTGTTGATACCAACTGCGACCCTGACGAGATAGACTATGTAATTCCCGGTAACGATGATGCCATCAGGGCTATCAAGCTCCTCACTTCACGCATGGCAAATGCCATCGTTGAGGGAAGGGACATGCTGAAGAAGAAACTGGAAGAAGAGGCAGAAGCGGCCCGGATCGATGAGAAAATAGAGATGGATGAATCACCGGAGGTCCCGGAAAGCAAGGGTGGAGAAGGACCAGGGAATCAAGCAAAGGAGGAGGTTGCAGAATGA
- a CDS encoding ferredoxin-2, whose product MYIVTVENDKCEGCEECVNICPQGVFEMTNGDGKSAPANSSECVYCESCLGVCPTDAITITEM is encoded by the coding sequence TTGTACATCGTTACCGTGGAAAATGACAAATGCGAAGGCTGCGAGGAGTGTGTGAACATCTGCCCCCAGGGTGTCTTTGAGATGACTAATGGAGACGGAAAGTCAGCCCCGGCTAACTCGTCGGAGTGTGTTTACTGTGAAAGCTGTCTTGGTGTCTGCCCGACAGACGCAATAACCATTACCGAGATGTAA
- the frr gene encoding ribosome-recycling factor, translating into MDKELKKKANEKMNHSIEFLKKDFAAVRTGRASLSLFDGIMVDYYGTQTPLNQVATLSVPEPMMITIQPWDQNLIPAIEKAILQSNLGLNPSNDGKIIRVAIPALTEERRKQLVKLVKKRAEEARVAIRNIRREINEELRKMEKSKIIGEDVLKKSLNEIQELTDQHIKNVDVTLKHKEDEIMEV; encoded by the coding sequence ATGGACAAGGAATTAAAAAAGAAGGCCAATGAGAAGATGAACCATTCCATTGAATTCCTGAAAAAGGACTTCGCAGCTGTAAGGACGGGACGGGCCTCACTTTCACTTTTTGATGGAATAATGGTGGATTACTACGGCACACAAACCCCTCTGAATCAGGTTGCAACGTTATCCGTACCGGAGCCGATGATGATAACCATCCAGCCCTGGGACCAGAACCTGATACCTGCAATCGAAAAGGCAATCCTCCAGTCGAACCTCGGGCTTAACCCGTCAAATGACGGGAAGATAATCAGGGTGGCCATACCCGCGCTTACGGAGGAGAGGAGGAAACAGCTTGTTAAGCTGGTAAAGAAACGTGCCGAGGAGGCAAGGGTAGCCATCAGGAATATAAGACGGGAGATCAATGAAGAACTCAGGAAGATGGAAAAGTCGAAGATAATCGGCGAAGATGTGCTGAAAAAGTCCCTTAACGAGATTCAGGAACTGACTGATCAGCATATAAAGAATGTTGATGTGACGTTAAAGCATAAAGAGGACGAGATCATGGAGGTATAA
- the tusB gene encoding protein TusB: MKLAVFVNNYSEPAVPDRLTAEKLGIVLVQNGVYHAALKKDGGASSVLSKDANFYALSEDLQSRGFTDADVDSKVKVINYDDLVDLIFNDYEKNIWL, translated from the coding sequence ATGAAGCTGGCAGTTTTTGTCAATAATTATAGTGAACCGGCCGTGCCTGATAGGTTAACGGCTGAAAAGCTCGGGATTGTCCTTGTCCAGAACGGTGTATATCACGCTGCCCTGAAGAAGGATGGAGGGGCTTCATCGGTCCTATCCAAAGATGCCAACTTTTATGCCCTTTCAGAGGACCTTCAGTCAAGGGGTTTTACCGATGCAGATGTAGACTCAAAGGTAAAGGTGATCAACTACGACGACCTCGTAGACTTGATCTTTAACGACTATGAAAAAAACATTTGGCTATAA